A stretch of Myceligenerans xiligouense DNA encodes these proteins:
- a CDS encoding L,D-transpeptidase family protein → MDDGATRKITIGTLGVVALAAALVTAGSSEARETRTDELATPSSTSGTEGSGAVMSAADLESALDARRTAEQEQAADRRADAEARAAAARAAEEAEAAEARARAEAEAAAKAEAKAKAEAEREARLAEITLGEQGEHVARMQERLRQLGYQVTSADGVYGGETWQAVVAFQKVAGLGRDGVVGPATQKALDNGVVPVSRYGGTGIEVDLGRQVLLVVENGTVTRTFNASSGNGESYEALGAQYVANTPSGSYTVYRQVDGMRESSLDLGSLYRPKYFTGGIAVHGSPSIPAYPASHGCIRVSNTAMDWIWSWGAAIGTPVHVY, encoded by the coding sequence ATGGACGACGGCGCGACGCGCAAGATCACGATCGGCACCCTGGGTGTGGTGGCCCTGGCGGCCGCCCTGGTCACGGCCGGCAGCAGCGAGGCCCGGGAGACAAGGACGGACGAACTCGCCACGCCGTCGTCCACCAGCGGCACCGAGGGGTCGGGCGCTGTCATGTCGGCCGCCGACCTGGAGTCCGCGCTGGACGCGCGGCGCACCGCCGAACAGGAGCAGGCGGCCGACCGCCGCGCCGACGCGGAGGCCAGGGCCGCCGCCGCGAGGGCGGCCGAGGAGGCGGAGGCCGCGGAGGCGCGGGCCAGGGCCGAGGCGGAGGCCGCGGCGAAAGCCGAGGCAAAGGCCAAGGCCGAGGCCGAGCGGGAGGCCCGCCTCGCGGAGATCACCCTCGGTGAGCAGGGCGAGCACGTGGCGCGGATGCAGGAGCGCCTGCGGCAGCTCGGCTACCAGGTCACCTCCGCGGACGGCGTGTACGGCGGCGAGACCTGGCAGGCGGTGGTCGCCTTCCAGAAGGTCGCCGGCCTGGGCCGGGACGGGGTGGTGGGGCCGGCCACCCAGAAGGCCCTGGACAACGGCGTGGTCCCGGTCTCGCGGTACGGCGGCACCGGCATCGAGGTGGACCTCGGCCGGCAGGTGCTGCTCGTCGTCGAGAACGGCACGGTGACCCGCACGTTCAACGCGTCGTCGGGCAACGGCGAGAGCTACGAGGCCCTGGGTGCCCAGTACGTGGCGAACACCCCCAGCGGCAGCTACACCGTGTACCGGCAGGTCGACGGGATGCGGGAGTCGTCCCTCGACCTGGGGAGCCTGTACCGGCCCAAGTACTTCACCGGCGGCATCGCCGTGCACGGCTCGCCGTCGATCCCCGCCTACCCGGCCTCGCACGGTTGCATCCGCGTGTCCAACACCGCGATGGACTGGATCTGGTCCTGGGGCGCCGCCATCGGCACCCCGGTCCACGTGTACTGA
- a CDS encoding HNH endonuclease signature motif containing protein, whose amino-acid sequence MMLRRASLLWGGVNAVGAAGAPVRIESAAVEPDGRRGAYDLTVPTAVGGAEPVALAAMSGRPVDPAERVAATVATPEDPTLDDLARAVDDVAEAEARVAAMSGRMIAAIERARRIAERVSRDALVDTEAAAMATRAQGRRGTLAEWVENLARRGLAAELGAVMQVAAPSAAGLLTDAEILASTGARVLDELLDGRISLAHARAMASQLAGLDPEVADKVTDEVMNPVVGEDPEQADAPLPPPEQVFTGGVLSPGQVRRRARTAREKHHREPLDVRCEKAADHRFVRLEEAGDGMAYLEAFLPAVTAHGIDDRLRATASQAREQGDPRTRAQLRADTLAELLLAGTPGPTKSGPAMPAPAAPDAAAPVAAGFDPVPSGSTPHRPEPGEAPVRVTGAGVPTGTPGKDEALTCRVHEHGGGADHGGVAGDGSGGPGGREDREAGDRGQTSPGHALHPQEHDDPMWLVPLARSIRPVVHVTVPLLRIAGLPGHEDLDPGAGPAMLDGQVPVDDEIASRLIAQAPSLRRLLTHPETGAVVSVGRDSYVVPADLREYLKIRDVTCRWPGCGARAERCDVDHVTDWADGGRTDHDNLVHLCRAHHITKHQTRWTSHLAADGTITWTSPTGRRWTTHPQGHLTTGKEAPGRARDHDDPGPPQFDDAVPF is encoded by the coding sequence ATGATGCTTCGTCGAGCGAGTCTGCTGTGGGGTGGTGTGAACGCCGTCGGTGCTGCTGGCGCGCCCGTGCGCATCGAATCCGCGGCGGTCGAGCCGGACGGCCGTCGTGGTGCCTACGACCTGACCGTGCCGACTGCTGTCGGCGGGGCCGAGCCGGTGGCGCTGGCAGCGATGAGCGGCCGCCCGGTCGATCCTGCGGAGCGTGTCGCGGCCACGGTCGCCACGCCCGAGGACCCGACGCTGGATGACCTGGCTCGCGCGGTGGACGACGTGGCAGAAGCCGAGGCACGGGTGGCCGCGATGTCGGGGCGCATGATCGCCGCCATCGAGCGCGCGCGCCGCATCGCCGAGCGGGTCTCCCGTGACGCACTGGTCGACACCGAGGCGGCGGCCATGGCGACCCGCGCGCAGGGCCGGCGTGGCACGCTCGCCGAGTGGGTGGAGAACCTGGCCCGCCGTGGCCTGGCGGCAGAACTGGGCGCGGTGATGCAGGTGGCAGCCCCTTCCGCGGCAGGGCTGCTGACCGACGCCGAGATCCTCGCATCGACCGGGGCGCGGGTCCTGGACGAGCTGTTGGACGGACGCATCTCCCTGGCCCACGCCCGGGCGATGGCTTCCCAGCTCGCGGGCCTCGATCCCGAGGTTGCGGACAAGGTGACCGATGAGGTGATGAACCCGGTCGTGGGCGAGGATCCTGAGCAGGCGGACGCTCCGTTGCCGCCGCCCGAGCAGGTGTTCACCGGAGGCGTGCTCTCGCCCGGGCAGGTACGTCGTCGTGCCCGCACCGCTCGGGAGAAGCACCACCGCGAACCGTTGGACGTGCGGTGCGAGAAGGCGGCCGACCACAGGTTCGTGCGCCTGGAGGAGGCCGGCGACGGCATGGCATACCTCGAAGCGTTCTTGCCCGCCGTGACCGCCCACGGGATCGACGACCGGCTGCGCGCCACCGCGAGTCAGGCGCGCGAGCAAGGCGACCCGCGCACGCGCGCCCAGCTCCGGGCCGACACCCTGGCCGAACTGCTCCTCGCCGGCACGCCTGGTCCTACGAAGTCTGGTCCGGCAATGCCCGCTCCGGCAGCGCCCGATGCCGCGGCCCCCGTCGCGGCGGGGTTCGACCCCGTGCCGTCAGGTTCTACGCCGCACCGTCCCGAGCCGGGCGAGGCGCCCGTGCGGGTGACCGGCGCCGGCGTACCCACGGGCACGCCCGGGAAGGACGAGGCGCTGACCTGCCGGGTCCACGAGCACGGCGGCGGAGCCGATCACGGCGGCGTGGCCGGTGACGGCAGCGGGGGTCCGGGCGGCCGCGAGGACCGGGAGGCAGGTGACCGCGGCCAGACCTCACCCGGTCACGCCCTTCACCCCCAGGAGCACGACGACCCGATGTGGCTGGTGCCGCTGGCTCGGTCGATCCGCCCGGTGGTGCACGTGACCGTGCCGCTGCTGCGCATCGCGGGTCTCCCGGGTCACGAGGACCTCGACCCGGGTGCTGGTCCGGCGATGCTGGACGGGCAGGTTCCCGTCGACGACGAGATCGCCTCGCGGCTGATCGCACAGGCACCCAGCCTGCGGCGCCTGCTCACGCATCCCGAGACCGGCGCGGTGGTGTCGGTCGGCAGGGACTCCTACGTCGTGCCCGCGGATCTGCGCGAATACCTCAAGATCCGGGATGTGACGTGTCGCTGGCCCGGGTGCGGCGCCCGTGCCGAACGCTGCGACGTCGACCACGTCACGGACTGGGCGGACGGCGGCCGTACCGACCACGACAACCTGGTGCACCTGTGCCGGGCCCACCACATCACCAAGCACCAGACCCGCTGGACCTCACATCTCGCGGCCGACGGCACGATCACCTGGACCAGTCCCACCGGCCGCCGCTGGACGACCCACCCGCAAGGACACCTCACCACCGGCAAGGAGGCACCCGGCCGTGCCCGCGATCACGACGACCCCGGTCCGCCGCAGTTCGACGACGCCGTGCCCTTCTGA
- a CDS encoding TROVE domain-containing protein, with protein MDILRAISRRRTPQHEQADAGQKRNAAGGYSFVLDDIARLRRFLTLGVDGGTYYAAPGDLARDNAALVLRMAEQDPETLVRTIVDVSTRGSAPRQQPALFALAAATSVPGCGPAALAALPRVARTGTHLFQFAGYVEQFRGWGRGLRRAVGRWYTDKDVDAVAYQAVKYRQRDGWSHRDLLRLAHPVTADPALRATFDWITHGATGDTTPRLIEAFVRAQATSDVATWAALVRDAGLTWEMLPDAALGETAVWDALLDVGVPATALMRQLPRLTRLGMLPATGGRTAEVATLLADPERLRRARVHPVNVLVAQRTYASGRSARGTGTWEPTPAVTDALDAAFYAAFGAVEPSGTRTMLAVDVSGSMGFTRISGLPITPREAAAALALVQLATEPAASAVAFTADGGAGPNGWGRPPALAPLRVSPRQRLDDALRVVDSLPMGATDCAQPMLHATRERLEVDTFVVYTDNETWHGQVHPYQALREYRERSGIAARLVVVGMTATEFSIADPADPGMLDVAGFDAAVPSLISEFARGL; from the coding sequence ATGGACATCCTGCGCGCCATCAGCCGACGCCGGACCCCGCAGCACGAACAGGCCGACGCCGGCCAGAAGCGGAACGCGGCCGGCGGGTACTCCTTCGTGCTCGACGACATCGCGCGGCTGCGTCGCTTCCTCACCCTCGGCGTCGACGGCGGCACCTACTACGCCGCGCCCGGCGACCTCGCCCGGGACAACGCCGCGCTCGTGCTCCGCATGGCGGAGCAGGACCCGGAGACGCTGGTCCGCACCATCGTCGACGTCTCGACGCGCGGTTCCGCGCCCCGGCAGCAGCCGGCGCTGTTCGCACTGGCCGCGGCGACCTCGGTGCCGGGCTGCGGCCCGGCGGCTCTCGCGGCGCTACCCCGCGTGGCGCGTACCGGAACCCACCTGTTCCAGTTCGCGGGCTACGTCGAGCAGTTCCGCGGCTGGGGTCGCGGCCTGCGCCGCGCCGTCGGCCGGTGGTACACGGACAAGGACGTGGACGCCGTCGCCTACCAGGCGGTCAAGTACCGGCAGCGCGACGGGTGGTCGCACCGCGACCTGCTGCGACTGGCGCACCCGGTTACGGCCGACCCGGCCCTGCGGGCCACGTTCGACTGGATCACCCACGGCGCGACCGGTGACACGACCCCGCGTCTGATCGAGGCGTTCGTCCGCGCCCAGGCGACCTCGGACGTCGCGACGTGGGCCGCACTGGTGCGCGACGCAGGCCTCACCTGGGAGATGCTTCCTGATGCCGCGCTCGGTGAGACGGCGGTGTGGGACGCGCTGCTCGACGTCGGCGTACCGGCCACGGCACTGATGCGACAGCTCCCGCGGTTGACGCGGCTGGGCATGCTGCCCGCCACCGGTGGGCGCACCGCCGAGGTCGCCACGCTGCTGGCCGACCCGGAGCGGCTGCGCCGCGCCCGCGTGCACCCGGTGAACGTGCTGGTGGCGCAGCGGACGTATGCCTCGGGCCGGTCCGCGCGCGGCACAGGCACGTGGGAGCCGACGCCGGCGGTCACGGACGCGCTCGACGCCGCGTTCTACGCGGCGTTCGGGGCCGTCGAGCCGTCCGGCACGCGGACGATGCTCGCCGTGGACGTGTCGGGGTCGATGGGCTTCACGAGGATCTCGGGCCTGCCGATCACGCCCCGGGAGGCCGCGGCCGCCCTCGCGCTGGTCCAGCTCGCCACGGAACCGGCGGCGTCCGCCGTCGCCTTCACCGCGGACGGCGGCGCCGGCCCGAACGGGTGGGGCCGGCCGCCCGCACTGGCACCGCTACGCGTCTCCCCGCGTCAGCGGCTCGACGACGCCCTGCGCGTGGTCGACTCCCTGCCGATGGGAGCGACGGACTGCGCGCAGCCGATGCTGCACGCGACCCGCGAGCGCCTGGAGGTAGACACGTTCGTCGTCTACACGGACAACGAGACGTGGCACGGCCAGGTGCACCCGTACCAGGCGCTGCGCGAGTACCGGGAGCGTTCGGGCATCGCGGCACGGCTCGTCGTCGTCGGCATGACGGCGACCGAGTTCTCGATCGCCGACCCGGCCGACCCGGGGATGCTCGACGTCGCGGGGTTCGACGCCGCGGTGCCATCGCTGATCAGCGAGTTCGCCCGAGGGCTGTGA
- a CDS encoding glycoside hydrolase family 9 protein has product MHPRTTARRRAAARATALTATCALLAAGTAGVAPAASAAGDHNYAEVLQKSLFFYDAQRSGDLPDDFRVSWRGDSGMDDGADVGLDLTGGWYDAGDHVKFGLPMAFTTTMLAWGAIESPGGYTASGQEDELLDSLRWVNDYFIKAHPEPNVLYAQVGDGDDDHKWWGPAEAMQMERPAFKVDASCPGSDVAGETAAAMAASSIVFADSDPAYAAELVTHAEQLYDFADTYRGEYSDCVPAGNFYNSWSGYQDELVWGAYWLYEATGDANYLAKAEAEYDGLSTEPQTDTRSYRWTVAWDDKSYGAYALLAQATGDQRYVDDANRWLDFWTTGYEGQRIDYSPGGQAHLDTWGSLRYAANTAFVALTYGDWLAQQGDTTRAQTYHDFGVSQIDYALGDNPRGSSYVVGYGENPPQDPHHRTAHGSWLDSLTDPAETRHTLYGALVGGPGSPDDSYTDDRGDYVSNEVATDYNAGFTSALAYLVDEYGGTPSASFPQPETPDQDEFFVESSLNQPGTQFTEIKAMVRNRSAFPARVLDDVRVRYWFTLDAGADPSTIQASTNYSECPDGTASVGHAGGDQYYVEIDCSGSPVYPGGQSQHRREIQFRVTADVWDPSNDWSYTGVGDDPAKNDRITLSEGSELLWGSAPGPVEPDTTAPTAPGTPVADDVTAYGATLTWAASTDTESGVASYDVLLDGAVVATTQDATHVLTGLDADTTYEVAVVATDNAGNTSQPSDVATFTTAEEPAPDTTAPTAPGTPAASSVTANGASLTWTASTDDGSGVASYDVLLDGTVVATSVTAEYTLTGLDADTTYEVAVVATDNAGNTSQPSGVATFTTAQAPDPGAISCTASYGVVNQWDSGFQSEVSVTNTGTETVEDAVVTWEFTNGETITQSWTGTATQSGATVTVVAPGWAPDLAPGMTWSFGFIGTGTPVAPTAILLNGTPCTME; this is encoded by the coding sequence ATGCATCCACGAACCACCGCACGACGGCGCGCGGCGGCGCGGGCCACCGCGCTCACGGCGACGTGCGCCCTGCTCGCCGCCGGGACTGCCGGTGTCGCTCCGGCGGCCTCCGCGGCCGGCGACCACAACTACGCCGAGGTCCTGCAGAAGTCCCTGTTCTTCTACGATGCCCAGCGTTCGGGTGACCTCCCCGACGACTTCCGCGTCAGCTGGCGCGGGGACTCCGGCATGGACGACGGCGCCGACGTCGGACTCGACCTGACGGGCGGCTGGTACGACGCGGGCGACCACGTCAAGTTCGGGCTGCCGATGGCGTTCACGACGACGATGCTCGCGTGGGGCGCCATCGAGAGCCCCGGCGGCTACACGGCGTCGGGCCAGGAGGACGAGCTCCTGGACTCGCTGCGGTGGGTGAACGACTACTTCATCAAGGCGCACCCCGAACCGAACGTGCTCTACGCCCAGGTGGGTGACGGCGACGACGACCACAAGTGGTGGGGCCCGGCCGAGGCGATGCAGATGGAACGCCCGGCGTTCAAGGTCGACGCGTCCTGCCCGGGCAGTGACGTCGCGGGTGAGACGGCGGCCGCGATGGCGGCGTCGTCCATCGTGTTCGCGGACTCCGACCCCGCCTACGCGGCCGAGCTGGTCACCCACGCCGAGCAGCTCTACGACTTCGCGGACACCTACCGGGGCGAGTACTCGGACTGTGTCCCCGCCGGGAACTTCTACAACTCGTGGTCGGGGTACCAGGACGAGCTCGTGTGGGGCGCCTACTGGCTCTACGAGGCCACCGGGGACGCGAACTACCTCGCCAAGGCGGAGGCGGAGTACGACGGGCTGTCGACCGAACCGCAGACGGACACCCGTTCCTACCGCTGGACGGTCGCGTGGGACGACAAGTCCTACGGCGCCTACGCGCTGCTGGCGCAGGCGACCGGCGATCAGCGGTACGTCGACGACGCGAACCGGTGGCTGGACTTCTGGACCACCGGCTACGAGGGCCAGCGGATCGACTACTCGCCCGGCGGTCAGGCGCACCTCGACACGTGGGGGTCGCTGCGCTACGCCGCGAACACGGCGTTCGTCGCCCTGACCTACGGTGACTGGCTCGCGCAGCAGGGCGACACGACGCGCGCGCAGACCTATCACGACTTCGGCGTGAGCCAGATCGACTACGCGCTCGGCGACAACCCGCGGGGCTCGTCGTACGTCGTCGGCTACGGCGAGAACCCGCCGCAGGACCCGCATCACCGCACCGCCCATGGTTCGTGGCTCGACTCGCTGACCGATCCGGCAGAGACGCGGCACACGCTCTACGGTGCCCTGGTCGGCGGCCCCGGCTCACCGGACGACTCGTACACGGACGACCGGGGGGACTACGTGTCGAACGAGGTCGCCACCGACTACAACGCGGGCTTCACCTCGGCCCTCGCCTACCTGGTCGACGAGTACGGCGGCACGCCGTCGGCGAGCTTCCCCCAGCCGGAGACGCCCGATCAGGACGAGTTCTTCGTCGAGTCGAGCCTCAACCAGCCGGGCACGCAGTTCACCGAGATCAAGGCGATGGTGCGCAACCGGTCCGCGTTCCCCGCGCGGGTGCTCGACGACGTGCGGGTGCGCTACTGGTTCACCCTCGACGCCGGCGCCGACCCGTCCACGATCCAGGCCTCGACGAACTACTCCGAGTGCCCGGACGGCACGGCGAGCGTCGGCCACGCCGGCGGGGACCAGTACTACGTCGAGATCGACTGCTCCGGCTCCCCCGTGTATCCGGGCGGGCAGTCGCAGCACCGCCGCGAGATCCAGTTCCGGGTGACCGCCGACGTGTGGGACCCCAGCAACGACTGGTCGTACACCGGGGTCGGCGACGACCCGGCCAAGAACGACCGGATCACGCTGTCGGAGGGCTCCGAGCTGCTGTGGGGTTCCGCGCCGGGTCCGGTCGAGCCCGACACGACGGCGCCCACGGCGCCGGGCACGCCGGTGGCCGACGACGTGACCGCGTACGGCGCGACCCTGACCTGGGCCGCCTCGACGGACACCGAGTCGGGGGTCGCCTCGTACGACGTGCTGCTCGACGGCGCGGTGGTGGCGACCACGCAGGACGCCACGCATGTCCTCACCGGACTCGACGCCGACACCACCTACGAGGTCGCCGTCGTCGCCACCGACAACGCGGGCAACACGTCGCAGCCCAGCGACGTGGCGACCTTCACGACAGCCGAGGAGCCGGCGCCCGACACGACGGCGCCCACGGCGCCGGGTACGCCGGCCGCGAGCAGTGTCACCGCGAACGGCGCGAGCCTGACATGGACCGCGTCCACCGACGACGGTTCCGGGGTCGCCTCGTACGACGTGCTGCTCGACGGGACGGTCGTGGCCACCAGCGTCACCGCGGAGTACACCCTCACCGGACTCGACGCCGACACCACCTACGAGGTCGCCGTCGTCGCCACCGACAACGCGGGCAACACGTCGCAGCCCAGCGGCGTGGCGACCTTCACCACCGCGCAGGCCCCGGACCCGGGCGCCATCTCCTGCACGGCGTCGTACGGCGTCGTCAACCAGTGGGACAGCGGCTTCCAGAGCGAGGTGTCCGTGACGAACACCGGGACCGAGACCGTGGAGGACGCGGTCGTCACCTGGGAGTTCACGAACGGCGAGACGATCACGCAGTCGTGGACGGGGACAGCGACGCAGTCCGGCGCCACGGTGACCGTGGTCGCACCCGGCTGGGCCCCGGACCTCGCCCCGGGCATGACGTGGAGTTTCGGCTTCATCGGCACGGGGACTCCGGTCGCGCCGACCGCCATCCTGCTCAACGGCACGCCCTGCACCATGGAGTGA
- a CDS encoding cellulase family glycosylhydrolase, whose protein sequence is MTLTLQGRTRLRLATIFTALLALLATGAIGAVSADASPQGCHVDYKVTAEWNGGFIADVKVTNLGDDLDGWELEWAFPSGQQVTQAWSADIASSDADATARNLSYNSRITTDETVSFGFAGTWSGANATPTSFTLNGVLCDGTISDPSVTPSPGGELNAMETVAAMEPGWNVGNTLDAIPEETSWGNPPITEELLDFVKASGYKSIRLPVTWTDYIGEAPDHTIDQARLDRVTEVVDWAIERDLYVLLNLHHDSWMWINATPTDHDAVVAKYDAVWTQLADRFKDHSELLVLESINEPQYADATDEEGDAYNDELNRLFHEIVRGSGGKNADRLLVLPTLHTSGEQARLDALTATIDELDDDMIAATVHFYGWWPFSVNIAGGTRYDENVEDDIVGTFGRVHDTFVANGIPVIIGEWGTLAYDYTRPGIIQHGELLKFYEAVQFQARDKDVTLMLWDAGSFVNRNTLQMRDQHLHEWFVSSWTSRSGTASFDSIYLDNSAAIESRSLTLNRNGLEFEGLWHGDTELAEGSDYTVTGDTLTVTSSALTRLSGDRAHGVNTSIEARFSDGMPWQIYIIGYDTPVLADATGTTESFAIPAQFTGDRLATMESVYAADETPTEPATWTPFKEFWSTFQPDYEAGTILLKPALLNELDDGQTVRLTFHFWGAGEVAYEITKNGTSVTGSAL, encoded by the coding sequence ATGACACTCACCCTGCAAGGCAGAACCAGGCTGCGACTCGCAACGATCTTCACCGCCCTCCTCGCGCTGCTCGCCACGGGAGCGATCGGTGCCGTCAGTGCCGATGCCAGCCCTCAGGGCTGCCACGTCGACTACAAGGTCACGGCCGAGTGGAACGGCGGCTTCATCGCCGATGTGAAGGTGACCAACCTGGGTGACGACCTCGACGGCTGGGAGCTCGAGTGGGCCTTCCCCTCCGGACAGCAGGTCACCCAGGCATGGTCCGCCGACATCGCCTCCTCCGACGCCGACGCCACCGCGAGGAACCTCAGCTACAACTCCCGGATCACGACCGACGAGACGGTCTCCTTCGGATTCGCCGGCACCTGGAGCGGCGCAAATGCGACCCCGACCTCCTTCACGCTGAACGGCGTCCTCTGCGACGGCACGATCAGCGACCCCTCCGTCACCCCGTCTCCCGGCGGCGAGCTGAACGCGATGGAGACGGTCGCGGCGATGGAACCCGGCTGGAACGTCGGCAACACACTCGACGCGATCCCCGAGGAGACCTCCTGGGGCAACCCGCCGATCACCGAAGAGCTGCTCGACTTCGTCAAGGCCTCCGGCTACAAGTCGATCCGCCTGCCCGTCACCTGGACCGACTACATCGGCGAGGCCCCCGACCACACGATCGACCAGGCACGGCTCGACCGCGTTACCGAGGTCGTGGACTGGGCGATCGAGCGCGACCTCTACGTCCTGCTGAATCTGCATCACGACTCGTGGATGTGGATCAACGCCACGCCTACCGACCACGACGCGGTGGTGGCGAAGTACGACGCGGTCTGGACACAGCTGGCCGACCGCTTCAAGGACCACTCCGAACTGCTGGTGCTCGAGAGCATCAATGAACCGCAGTACGCCGACGCCACCGACGAGGAAGGCGACGCCTACAACGACGAGCTCAACCGCCTGTTCCACGAGATCGTGCGCGGCTCCGGCGGCAAGAACGCCGACCGGCTCCTGGTCCTGCCCACCCTCCACACCAGCGGCGAGCAGGCCCGCCTCGACGCGCTCACCGCCACCATCGACGAGCTCGATGACGACATGATCGCCGCGACCGTCCACTTCTACGGCTGGTGGCCCTTCAGTGTCAACATCGCCGGGGGAACCCGGTACGACGAGAACGTCGAGGACGACATCGTCGGTACCTTCGGCCGCGTCCACGACACCTTCGTGGCCAACGGCATCCCGGTGATCATCGGCGAGTGGGGCACCCTCGCGTACGACTACACGCGGCCGGGCATCATCCAGCACGGCGAGCTGCTGAAGTTCTACGAGGCGGTCCAGTTCCAGGCCCGCGACAAGGACGTCACCTTGATGCTGTGGGACGCCGGCTCGTTCGTGAACCGCAACACGCTCCAGATGCGCGACCAGCACCTCCACGAATGGTTCGTGTCGAGCTGGACCTCCCGTTCGGGCACCGCCTCGTTCGACTCGATCTACCTCGACAACAGCGCCGCGATCGAGTCCCGGTCACTGACGCTGAACCGCAACGGGCTCGAGTTCGAAGGGCTGTGGCACGGTGACACGGAGCTCGCCGAGGGCAGCGACTACACGGTCACCGGCGACACCCTCACCGTCACCTCCTCGGCGCTCACGCGCCTGTCAGGGGACCGGGCCCACGGGGTGAACACCTCCATCGAAGCGCGGTTCTCGGACGGGATGCCGTGGCAGATCTACATCATCGGCTACGACACGCCCGTACTGGCCGACGCGACGGGCACCACCGAGTCGTTCGCGATCCCGGCCCAGTTCACCGGTGACCGGCTCGCCACCATGGAGTCGGTCTACGCCGCCGACGAGACCCCGACCGAGCCCGCCACCTGGACTCCGTTCAAGGAGTTCTGGTCGACCTTCCAGCCCGACTACGAGGCGGGAACCATCCTCCTCAAGCCCGCTCTGCTGAACGAGCTCGACGACGGCCAGACCGTCAGGTTGACGTTCCACTTCTGGGGCGCCGGCGAAGTCGCTTACGAGATCACCAAGAACGGCACGAGCGTCACCGGCTCGGCCCTGTAG